CTAACGTTATGTTATATAAGGTtccccaagaagaagactttgTCGAGGAGCAGCctgttgagggtgaagaagagacttTTTAATCGGTGTACTTTGCTTGGGGTTCTTGATggtgttttttttttttgcatgTGCATATACTTAATGCTCGCTCAAGTTGTCAAGACTGTCCGCAATCTCAAAACACTTGGACTGTTTGCCCCTCGACAGCGAACACATCGTAACCCATAATACATATGCTGCAGATACTACATTACAGAGATATGGAACTCATTGTTTCGCCCTTTGTCCCCCAGGCAATCACATAATGGTCAAGAACCAACCGCaactcttcaatctcatcgAGAATCTCCAATTTTGATATACTGCATCTCGTGTTAGTGACAATGTTGtcaagaagacaaaaagtGACAGACACACCGTTGCAGTTCCTCGGGACCGACGTCTTCCTCCCTAATCTGCCATAGTGTTTTTGCACCTGCGTTATCAAATTTACCACCCTCAAGGACAGGGGATGTGAACCTTTCAGCTTGCGATTCCGGAGTTGAGAATATGGATCCGGGAATCGATAGGTTGCGCACCTGAGAAGGGACTAATTAGGCTTACAAAGTATATTAATAAAAACAATATGCCTCACCGCTAAATTTCTCCTCATTACGTTTCCAAAACTATCATCCAGCCCAACCATCTCATAAACCACGCCCATGCAACTCCCAAATGTCTCTCCAAACCACTTTATAATTTGTTTTGAATCCTCTGGCGGCATGTATGGAAAAAGACACTcggcgaggaagagcgtTGGGAGACTAGGATCCAGTTGGGGAAGAACATGGTCCGAAAGAAtggaggatatggaagaggttggtTCGCAAGGCGAGGGGCGGAGGTCAAGAGGGATGAGCGTATAGAGTGGAGAGGACAGTTGTGTGCCGCCTTTTGAGACTTTGTATGAGTGCTGTCCGGGAGGCGGCATCGTAGGTGCCGTTGACGACGGATCTGAAGAGTTGTCAAGGTACTGGTACAGCTTGCGATGCCGAGCGATGCGTTGTGCCTTAGGAGATGTAAGGTGCGGGAAATCAATCTCTACGTATTTCGCTAGATCCGGCGGCGTGGCTCTAGACTGCACACACATACGATATTAGCAACACTTTCATGTCTTCCCTATACATGACGATCCTACCATTAATCTCCAAAACCGGGTGTCACTCCCCGCACCAAGGCTGACAACCTGCTTCCCACCACTCTGCAAGAACCgatcgagaaggaggtcgATGCCCCATGTCCGGTGATGTGTACCAACGTTGATCAGAGGTGGCTTTCGAGCTCTGATACCACCTTGCGGTCCGAATCCGCCAGGCTGTGACATTGGTGCTTTGTACAATAAAGACGCGAATGGGTCTTGAAGATACCCAACCTGCGCTGCCGAACTGCATGTAGTGTGGTCAGGTGAAGTGAACAGAGTTAAGAAAATTGGGCGGAAGACATACAGACGAGAGGAAGCGGCATCGTCATCGGTAAGACGGATAGCATCGTCTGAATCCGATGAAGGGTTTTTTGAGGGGGAAGGTGACTCTCTGCGAGGAGGCAAGTTTGGGGGTAACATTTTGCGGTGAGTTTCCGTGAAAGAGTTCTTGGGCATCTCGCTAAGCATACCGAAACCAAACAACTTTACGCAAACAACATACAGGGAATGCGGGGATGTCCGGTAGTGTGTGCACGTTGCGTCATTGACCCCTTTGGATGATCGACCGGATCAATTACAAGAACTATCGTCACCGTCCTTTCCGTTTCTCGGTATATCtcattccatctccccaGCTCCAGCACCTCCACAATGTCCTTCAGACCCACCCTTTTcacatccttcctccacgCCCAcgccccctccccctcctctctccgTCCCCTCGCCAGATCTTTCCATCGTCCTACCTTCTCTCCCCGTGCCATCGCCCTTTCCCATCCCGCTCCCTCTGCCAGAGCCCGATCCATCTCCCCTTTGGGCCTTGGTATCGCAGCATCTCTAACACTTACCACGCTCTCGCtcacccttccttctcgtcgTACCCAATGTATGAGCGGTACTTCTGCTGGTATCGTCAACGCCCCTCATGTCGCAGGTGAATCACGTACCGCACTTGGAGGTAAACGGCCTAAGAGTATCGTCAGTGCCTATGAGCTCAGTTTTGGTGCTGTCTGTGGTATCTGTGCCGGTATATTTATCAAGAAGGGCGCAAAGGCCATAGCATTCTTGCTAGGTGGCGCCTTTGTCTTCCTCCAAGTAAGTCCCAGGAGAACTTGTCTATATGCCTGAGGATCTGACATGTTGGTGGGATTAGTACCTCTCTACCAAGTCTTATATCCAAGTTGACTGGGCCAAGATTGGCTCTCGATACGACTCTGCCTTTGGTACCAAGACCCATACCGGAGCTCACAAAGGCCCCACTATCGGCCGCCTCTGGGCCAGGCTGGTCGACTTTTTGACCGCCGACTTCCAGCGTatgtttccttttccccctttTACAATATAATAGATCAGGAGCCGATAAGTGCTGACTGTGTTATGTGTCAGAACGAGCTAGCTTCCTCGCTGGATTGGCTTTGGGTATTCGTCTTGGTTAAATGGGAGTTTGTAACTTGCACATACTATACGAATAAGCAAAATAAATCGGATCAGTGTATAAGCTGTATAATAATCACCTTGCCATGATACTCTGACCATGAACAAAATTAATGCAAGTGTATCGAGACTTGGACGGTGCATCGCTATATCCAAACAGTACCAAAAATGAATGTCATACCAGGAAACGATTGATATGATCTTTGTTAAGATCTAAACTATGTGTTACGTGTTTTTACAAAAGATTGTAGTCTCCTCAATGACCTCTCATCCATTCTAGCTCCTCTATAATCATACTTTCTTAGATAAATCAAAAACTGTAAAAGAAAACCCTaactctttttctctttgcttACGCAGTACAAGTCAActcagccttctccaccaacgCCAAACCGGCACCCAACGCCCAGCCAAGCTCTACACCCCTCAATTTCTTCTCTACTATCAACTCCCTCTCGGGTGAGAGCTCGTATCCGAGACCGAGCAAGGCGTTCATAAAGGTCAAGTCGAGACAGTACTCGGGCCTACCCGCAAGTTCTTCCATCGCGACTGGGTCGCTACCCCATCGGTCAGCCCAGGCATCGGGACCGGCGCAGACGTCCTTGGCCATAGAGGTGAGCtcagagatggagagggtggaggaagaggggtgaaGAGGCTTGATACGGTCGGTAAAGTAggaaagggcgaggagTTGACCACGGGGGAAAGTATCGAGAAGGGAAGGTTGGTAAACACCGTTGAAAGAGCAAGGCTTGACTTCACAGATACTGCTCAAAACAATTGAGTTAATGTTGGCAAATAAAGAGAGTTGATAACGACTTACGCATCCTTGGCCATGACCAACTCGACAATCCTGTTACAAGCCTCAAAGTTACCGTTACCACCGTGCATGGTGACATTAACAGTCGGCCTTCCAGGGGGGTCAAGCGCGACTCTTCGAGTCATACCCTTAGACAAACAAGGGTTGGGCACTTCAATGTCCTCACTCAAGTTCTCCCACTCGACTTCACCCTGGCCAAAGCTCCAGGTGAAAGCAACAAGGTTGTGCACACTTCTCCTGGCGCGCATGAGACCATAGCCGAGGTAAGAGTGCTGGTAGAGGGTAAAGTCCTTGCCGCCAAAGTTGAGTTCGTACTTGTGCTCGCCCTCGACAAGAGCCTGGTCAGAGTCGGCAGGGAACTTGGGTTCAAAGACAATTTGAGTGGAAGCACCACCGAGGTCCATGACGGCAAGCGTGTCGTCAGAATCGGCCCCTTCACCAATCTTGTTGAGGAGATAGTTGGCGGTGATCCAAGCGTAGACACCTGATATAAAAAATCAACTCTCCGGTCGAGTTCAGATTGATAATAATAACTTACCCTCATCCTTGCCGTCCATGATCTCGACGGCCCTGTCGCCATTGACAGTAAAGTCCCAGTTGGTCTCGAGCCTGTTCCTAACTTCATCAAGGATAGCCACGCTTTCCTGCTGGCCGAGCAACCTCAAACCAGCAGTAGCCTTGACCTCGACAGGTGTACACTTTCGCAAGTTCTCGGGAACGACTCTGTAAGCCTCCTCGAGCAAAGGATCAAGAGaagcagcggcagcagtAGGGTCACGGGCGTAGGCAGAGAGTCCGGGATTGACAGCCATGAACGTCTCGTACTCGagctgaggagaaggaccaCAGTTGTGGAATTTGTAGACATGAATTCTTGAACCGGTGGAACCAGCGTCAATGGTAAGAGCGTACTGTACAAGAGGCTTgtcagaagagatgggCTCGGTACAAGCGGTAGTGGAAGTGGGGTCGGGGTCTTCCTCGAAGGACCCAGGGTAAGGAGATTGCTcctcagaagaagactccTCGTCGGTGACCTCGGTGAAGTCCCCCTCAGCTTCAGAAGCATCCTGGGCTTCGTTAGAGGTAGGGTCGTGAGGGTTGGAAGTGTCgccaaaaggaagagcgtTAAGTACACCGTCATCTCCGTCTTCATGGTCCAAAGGCTGAGCCACACCAGAGTCTTCAGGAcggaaaggaggagagcTGTAGTCGATTGCGTCGCCTTCTACGACGTCCTCGTCCAGCGAGGGAGTGTACGTGTCTATGAACACATCAGTAATTTTTCAACTACTCTCAGGATCTATGCTTACTTTCTTCATTGTAGATCTGTTCTTCAGATCCACCTCCAGAGCGGCCAAACACCAAAAAGACAAGGGCCACCGCGACAGTGGCGAGTAAAgcccatctcttccatgcTGTCAAACCAGCACCAGTGCGTTTCCTTGAAGGGCCATTGGCACTAGTAGGCAATGGAGTGTACTTGCGCGCGGAGAACATTGCGCTCGCGAAAGATTTTGGTGAAGTTGGGGTTTTCGAGATTCTACCTGACGGTCTGTGTCTGAGAGACGACAAGAGAGAGGGCAGAGAGTCTGATGTGGATGTCTCTATCGAcggggagagagagatatCGGCGGAAGAAGTGAATGAGCGTGCAGGCATACACCTGTTAAATActtgggaagagattgaaaaaggaaaatcAAAGTTGTAGAGGGGATAGTGGCGGATCTTCGGAAGGGAGCGAGTGCCGAGACAGCAACAAAGCTCAAACCTTAAAAACGGGCCCACATTGTTAAATATGAGTAAATAACTTCCACAAGCGGTAATTAACAGTTCCCCTGGCGGCTCACGCATATTCGTGTGCCTGGCGAAGCTTGTCGCGATCTTAGTTGCGCATGGACCGCCGCAACCGTCGCTATATACAGTCAAAAAATTATCGAAATTCTCTCAAGTTCCCTGGGtttttcccttccacaAGATCTGCGGCCTTCTGGTTGACCTTTGTGGAATGGGCGCAGACAAATTGTTAAGGTCTTCAGCGATTGTTAATTATTGTGGTCTTCAGCAATGTTTGTCAGGAAATACTATCCGTCGGCCATCATCGCACAGCCGCCGTTATCGGCAACGACAGACGGACGGACGAGCTTGCGAAGCTGATTGATCACTGGCTGAAGCAAACACCCTTCA
This DNA window, taken from Cryptococcus deuterogattii R265 chromosome 3, complete sequence, encodes the following:
- a CDS encoding leucine carboxyl methyltransferase 1 yields the protein MLPPNLPPRRESPSPSKNPSSDSDDAIRLTDDDAASSRLSAAQVGYLQDPFASLLYKAPMSQPGGFGPQGGIRARKPPLINVGTHHRTWGIDLLLDRFLQSGGKQVVSLGAGSDTRFWRLMSRATPPDLAKYVEIDFPHLTSPKAQRIARHRKLYQYLDNSSDPSSTAPTMPPPGQHSYKVSKGGTQLSSPLYTLIPLDLRPSPCEPTSSISSILSDHVLPQLDPSLPTLFLAECLFPYMPPEDSKQIIKWFGETFGSCMGVVYEMVGLDDSFGNVMRRNLAVRNLSIPGSIFSTPESQAERFTSPVLEGGKFDNAGAKTLWQIREEDVGPEELQRISKLEILDEIEELRLVLDHYVIAWGTKGETMSSISL
- a CDS encoding guanosine-diphosphatase; its protein translation is MPARSFTSSADISLSPSIETSTSDSLPSLLSSLRHRPSGRISKTPTSPKSFASAMFSARKYTPLPTSANGPSRKRTGAGLTAWKRWALLATVAVALVFLVFGRSGGGSEEQIYNEENTYTPSLDEDVVEGDAIDYSSPPFRPEDSGVAQPLDHEDGDDGVLNALPFGDTSNPHDPTSNEAQDASEAEGDFTEVTDEESSSEEQSPYPGSFEEDPDPTSTTACTEPISSDKPLVQYALTIDAGSTGSRIHVYKFHNCGPSPQLEYETFMAVNPGLSAYARDPTAAAASLDPLLEEAYRVVPENLRKCTPVEVKATAGLRLLGQQESVAILDEVRNRLETNWDFTVNGDRAVEIMDGKDEGVYAWITANYLLNKIGEGADSDDTLAVMDLGGASTQIVFEPKFPADSDQALVEGEHKYELNFGGKDFTLYQHSYLGYGLMRARRSVHNLVAFTWSFGQGEVEWENLSEDIEVPNPCLSKGMTRRVALDPPGRPTVNVTMHGGNGNFEACNRIVELVMAKDAICEVKPCSFNGVYQPSLLDTFPRGQLLALSYFTDRIKPLHPSSSTLSISELTSMAKDVCAGPDAWADRWGSDPVAMEELAGRPEYCLDLTFMNALLGLGYELSPERELIVEKKLRGVELGWALGAGLALVEKAELTCTA